Proteins encoded in a region of the Rhodococcus sp. SBT000017 genome:
- a CDS encoding acyltransferase family protein codes for MHAPQSSADTDSVADTSALAVVPAQGATAPPPSGPRRPPQRHDLNGLRGVAIALVVVFHIWMGRVSGGVDVFLTLSGFFFTASLLRSAESGASLNPITRISRILRRLGPPLLITLFAVAVTSVFLLPRTRWADLGDQLVSGVFYFVNWQLATTANDYLAADPSVSPVQHLWSVAVQFQFYLLAIAVVFGLAWVRRIAQPEGPRSLRPHTFAVIFAIVAVLSFVYAADGVRRHQAWNYYDTGARLWEIMLGAAVAAVFAARSDKPAAEPTADGTRTWSTARGALAVIGMTAIVACGFLVDGVAAFPGPLALVPVLATLALIVAGSETAVAATLSNPFFAWLGSIAFPLYLWHWPLLIFYLSATGRSHVDMLGGLGIVAASIALAFLTVRLVERPTQSTTFTPGRIAVTACAVVAAIAVTASSIGWNAYISRSITAVQADGSVDELTHPGALELTDGIRSDPADLSPPLYSAPEDLPATTLEGCIADFETRDAISCSYGDVDATRTIVLAGSSHAEHWVTALDALGRQHGFAVVTFLKMGCPLSANTMPMLGPNEYPDCLDWTQTVLADIADMKPDYVFTTATRPREDAPGDFTPPWYATVWQQLTADGVGVLGIRDTPWLAYRAIDCLADGGTATSCGIPRDEALDPVNPALASSFQLRGFSALDLSDAVCDDTVCRAEQGNVLIYRDEHHLTATYVRTLTTELGRQIGSATGWWAGP; via the coding sequence ATGCACGCACCCCAGAGCAGCGCCGATACCGATTCGGTCGCCGATACCTCGGCCCTTGCGGTTGTTCCGGCTCAGGGGGCCACAGCTCCGCCGCCGAGCGGACCGCGTCGGCCACCGCAGCGGCATGATCTCAACGGCCTGCGTGGTGTCGCCATCGCCCTCGTTGTGGTCTTCCACATCTGGATGGGTCGAGTGTCGGGCGGCGTCGATGTATTTCTCACCCTGTCCGGCTTCTTCTTCACCGCATCTCTGCTGAGATCGGCCGAGTCCGGCGCAAGCCTGAACCCGATCACTCGCATCTCGCGGATACTGCGCAGACTCGGCCCGCCGTTGCTGATCACCTTGTTCGCGGTGGCCGTCACATCGGTGTTCCTGCTTCCGCGGACCCGATGGGCCGACCTGGGCGATCAACTGGTGTCCGGTGTCTTCTACTTCGTGAACTGGCAGCTGGCGACGACGGCGAACGACTACCTGGCGGCCGACCCCTCGGTCAGTCCCGTTCAGCACCTGTGGTCGGTGGCCGTGCAGTTCCAGTTCTATCTGCTGGCCATTGCCGTGGTGTTCGGTCTCGCCTGGGTCCGACGCATCGCGCAACCCGAGGGACCACGAAGTCTCCGACCGCACACCTTTGCCGTGATCTTCGCGATCGTCGCCGTGCTGTCCTTCGTGTATGCAGCGGACGGTGTTCGACGCCACCAGGCGTGGAACTACTACGACACGGGGGCGCGGCTGTGGGAGATCATGCTCGGTGCCGCAGTCGCCGCCGTGTTCGCCGCACGCAGCGACAAGCCGGCGGCCGAGCCGACGGCCGACGGCACCCGAACGTGGTCGACCGCACGCGGTGCCCTTGCCGTCATCGGCATGACAGCCATCGTCGCGTGCGGCTTTCTCGTCGACGGTGTGGCTGCATTTCCCGGCCCTTTGGCCCTCGTTCCGGTGCTGGCCACCCTCGCATTGATCGTCGCGGGCTCCGAGACCGCCGTAGCGGCCACACTCTCCAACCCGTTCTTCGCCTGGCTCGGATCCATCGCGTTTCCGCTCTACCTGTGGCACTGGCCGCTACTGATCTTCTACCTTTCGGCCACCGGTCGATCCCACGTCGACATGCTCGGCGGCCTGGGCATCGTCGCTGCCTCGATCGCACTCGCGTTCCTCACCGTCCGACTGGTCGAGCGACCCACGCAGTCGACGACGTTCACCCCGGGACGCATCGCGGTGACCGCCTGCGCAGTGGTCGCCGCGATCGCGGTCACCGCGAGTTCGATCGGATGGAACGCCTACATCAGCCGATCGATCACCGCCGTGCAGGCCGATGGATCGGTCGACGAGCTGACCCACCCGGGGGCGCTCGAATTGACCGACGGAATTCGCTCGGACCCTGCCGACCTGAGCCCGCCCCTCTACTCCGCACCCGAGGACCTGCCGGCCACCACCCTCGAGGGCTGCATCGCGGACTTCGAGACCCGGGACGCGATCTCGTGCTCCTACGGCGACGTAGACGCGACCCGGACCATCGTGCTGGCCGGAAGCTCGCACGCCGAGCACTGGGTCACGGCCCTCGACGCCCTGGGACGTCAACACGGCTTCGCGGTGGTCACCTTCCTGAAGATGGGATGCCCGCTGAGCGCGAACACGATGCCGATGCTCGGTCCGAACGAGTACCCGGATTGCCTGGACTGGACGCAGACCGTGCTCGCCGACATCGCCGACATGAAACCGGACTACGTGTTCACCACCGCTACCCGGCCTCGGGAGGACGCCCCCGGCGACTTCACGCCCCCCTGGTACGCCACGGTGTGGCAGCAACTGACCGCGGACGGCGTCGGAGTTCTGGGCATCCGAGACACGCCATGGCTCGCGTATCGGGCCATCGACTGCCTCGCCGACGGCGGCACGGCCACTTCCTGCGGTATCCCGAGGGACGAGGCGTTGGACCCCGTCAACCCGGCCTTGGCCTCCTCGTTTCAGCTGCGCGGGTTCTCCGCTCTCGACCTGTCCGATGCGGTGTGCGACGACACCGTGTGCCGCGCCGAGCAGGGCAACGTTCTGATCTACCGTGACGAACACCATCTCACCGCGACCTACGTGCGAACCCTCACCACCGAGCTGGGCCGACAGATCGGATCGGCCACCGGCTGGTGGGCCGGACCGTGA
- a CDS encoding sensor domain-containing diguanylate cyclase: protein MVDTDRWYREMFEASTVGLALADENGLLVLANEAYAAIVGCPRHLLAGRSSREFTHPDDLAQHAAMEQIMADAKARGESVHLEKRYLHADGTVRWGWISASEVPGPGGIRWTMAVVHDTTDRRRIEDDLRQAAQTDALTGLLNRRGWRDRLHQLTTPRGADVALALAMVDFDRFKSYNDKYGHGRGDRLLIQFSASAQDLLGGRASIARWGGEEFALAMPGAGSTTMSAVLAELSAVVPDEQTFSAGYTTLRVGESVDDCFDRADMLLYRAKRDGGARSYGDADAIPT, encoded by the coding sequence ATGGTCGACACCGATCGTTGGTATCGGGAGATGTTCGAGGCCAGCACGGTCGGATTGGCGTTGGCCGACGAGAACGGGTTGTTGGTTCTCGCAAACGAGGCGTACGCGGCCATCGTCGGTTGCCCGCGCCATCTGTTGGCCGGCCGGTCCTCTCGCGAATTCACCCATCCCGACGATCTGGCCCAGCACGCGGCCATGGAACAGATCATGGCCGACGCCAAGGCGCGCGGGGAATCGGTTCACCTCGAGAAGCGCTACCTGCACGCCGACGGCACGGTCCGGTGGGGGTGGATCTCGGCCAGTGAGGTTCCCGGTCCCGGGGGTATTCGGTGGACGATGGCCGTCGTGCACGACACCACCGATCGTCGGCGCATCGAGGACGACCTCCGCCAGGCCGCGCAGACCGATGCCCTCACCGGATTGCTCAACCGGCGTGGATGGCGCGATCGGCTGCATCAGTTGACGACACCGCGTGGTGCCGATGTGGCGTTGGCTCTGGCCATGGTCGACTTCGATCGGTTCAAGTCGTACAACGACAAATACGGGCACGGACGCGGAGATCGGCTGTTGATTCAGTTCTCTGCTTCTGCCCAGGACCTGCTCGGCGGCCGCGCCTCCATCGCGAGGTGGGGCGGCGAGGAGTTCGCTCTCGCGATGCCCGGTGCGGGTTCGACGACCATGTCTGCCGTGCTGGCCGAGTTGTCGGCGGTCGTGCCCGACGAACAGACCTTCTCTGCCGGCTACACGACATTGCGCGTGGGGGAGTCCGTGGACGATTGCTTCGACCGCGCGGACATGTTGCTCTACCGAGCCAAACGAGACGGTGGTGCGCGTTCGTACGGCGACGCAGACGCCATCCCGACGTAG
- a CDS encoding MerR family transcriptional regulator, whose translation MRIGSLADAAGTTPRTVRHYHRLGLLGEPRRLSNGYREYTIDDVVRLMRIRWLADAGMPLGAIAAALDRSAPDESDVVADLRALVAGIEAEQKALAHKHARLSALLDDAVEHRRMTALPRDAADTLAALIDAAAETDRESLLRERDLLEVMAISGTVPASFFESITATLADPGTRLKYLALLRRFSALEGRGVDDAAGDIDSLAAELASVLDMKALASAEPEVTAHESGPLSIDDIVPDPAQRAVIIEAIARLQTSEPSRAGAAR comes from the coding sequence ATGAGAATCGGATCCCTGGCCGACGCCGCCGGAACGACACCTCGAACAGTGCGTCACTATCACCGTCTCGGCTTGCTCGGTGAGCCACGCCGTCTCTCCAACGGCTATCGCGAATACACGATCGACGACGTGGTTCGACTGATGAGAATCCGCTGGCTCGCCGATGCCGGAATGCCCCTCGGCGCGATCGCGGCCGCCCTCGACCGGTCCGCGCCGGACGAGAGCGACGTGGTCGCCGATCTACGCGCCCTGGTGGCCGGTATCGAAGCGGAGCAGAAAGCGCTGGCCCACAAGCACGCTCGTCTGTCGGCTCTGCTCGACGACGCCGTCGAGCATCGCCGAATGACGGCCCTGCCGCGCGATGCGGCGGACACACTGGCCGCGTTGATCGATGCCGCTGCCGAGACCGACCGAGAATCGCTGCTCCGTGAGCGTGACCTGCTCGAGGTGATGGCGATCTCGGGCACCGTCCCCGCGTCGTTCTTCGAGTCGATCACCGCGACGCTGGCCGATCCCGGCACCCGGCTGAAGTACCTGGCGCTCCTGCGCAGATTCAGCGCGCTCGAAGGCCGAGGGGTCGACGATGCCGCAGGTGACATCGATTCGCTCGCAGCAGAATTGGCGTCGGTGCTCGATATGAAGGCTCTCGCCTCGGCGGAGCCCGAGGTCACTGCCCACGAGAGCGGCCCGCTGAGTATCGACGACATCGTGCCCGATCCCGCTCAGCGCGCAGTGATCATCGAAGCCATCGCACGGCTGCAGACCAGCGAACCGAGCCGCGCTGGTGCTGCTCGATGA
- a CDS encoding CHAP domain-containing protein translates to MSIDTTARTRRRWPVWLAACTAVVVLAVAGVLWLAPSRYLPWDTEAFPEVNAGELTTDQARVVELLRTEHELQRPGTFYAEGIDEAWCADFVSWIMKEAGLPLSNPNSGSWRIPGVYTLQEYYQEQGRYEAVGDYTPSVGDVVLYDNTSWAGQHTNVIVAVEGDEAITVGGNEAGKVRVHTLHYASDSGVVGFGRLQS, encoded by the coding sequence ATGAGCATCGACACCACCGCGCGAACCCGACGACGGTGGCCCGTGTGGTTGGCGGCCTGCACGGCCGTCGTCGTGCTTGCAGTGGCCGGGGTTCTGTGGCTGGCACCGAGCCGGTACCTCCCGTGGGACACCGAAGCATTTCCCGAGGTGAACGCCGGCGAGCTGACTACCGATCAGGCCCGGGTGGTCGAACTCCTGCGCACCGAGCACGAGCTGCAGCGGCCGGGAACGTTCTACGCCGAAGGAATCGACGAGGCCTGGTGTGCCGATTTCGTCAGCTGGATCATGAAGGAGGCGGGACTGCCGTTGTCGAACCCCAATTCGGGTTCGTGGCGCATTCCCGGCGTCTACACCCTGCAGGAGTACTACCAGGAGCAGGGACGTTACGAGGCCGTCGGCGACTACACGCCATCGGTGGGCGATGTGGTGCTATACGACAACACCAGCTGGGCCGGCCAGCACACCAACGTGATCGTGGCGGTCGAAGGCGACGAGGCCATCACCGTCGGCGGCAACGAAGCTGGCAAGGTCAGGGTGCACACGCTGCACTACGCATCCGATTCCGGAGTCGTCGGATTCGGTCGCCTTCAGAGCTGA
- a CDS encoding ABC transporter ATP-binding protein yields MTDAVLTMDEVVKSFRRKTVLDRCSFAVERGSVTALVGSNGAGKSTLMSLAVGLLAPDAGTVRVLGEVVGQGGIASGLSYLAQHKPLYPNFTVDDMLRFGRNTNVHWDDAYAAELVDAAGISVSARVKSLSPGHRTRVALALALGRRPEVLLLDEPLADLDPVARRAVARTLMRDAAENGTTIVLSSHVLSELVDVADRLLLLRDGRIRLDGELDTITAEHYLLIGDTEAEPTVDEGTIVSDVSGSSAAVFVVHGTRPEATRPGWTVEDATLDDVVLAHLGAAVAA; encoded by the coding sequence ATGACCGACGCGGTTCTCACCATGGACGAGGTGGTCAAGTCGTTCCGACGCAAGACCGTACTCGACCGATGCTCGTTCGCCGTCGAAAGAGGAAGCGTCACAGCATTGGTCGGGTCCAACGGTGCAGGCAAATCGACTCTGATGTCGTTGGCCGTCGGACTGCTCGCACCGGACGCCGGAACCGTCCGAGTTCTCGGTGAAGTGGTGGGCCAAGGCGGGATCGCTTCCGGCCTGTCCTATCTCGCCCAGCACAAGCCCCTGTATCCCAACTTCACCGTCGACGACATGCTTCGATTCGGCCGAAACACAAACGTGCACTGGGACGATGCCTACGCCGCCGAGTTGGTCGATGCGGCCGGAATCTCCGTCTCGGCGCGAGTGAAATCACTGTCTCCCGGCCACCGCACCCGCGTCGCCCTCGCACTCGCGTTGGGACGACGACCGGAAGTACTTCTGCTCGACGAGCCTCTCGCAGACCTCGATCCCGTTGCCCGACGCGCCGTGGCCCGAACACTGATGCGCGACGCAGCAGAAAACGGCACCACCATCGTGCTCTCCTCGCACGTGCTGTCCGAACTGGTCGACGTGGCCGATCGGCTACTCCTGTTGCGCGACGGCAGAATTCGACTCGACGGCGAACTCGACACCATCACGGCCGAGCACTACCTCCTCATCGGTGACACCGAAGCCGAACCCACCGTCGACGAAGGAACCATCGTTTCGGACGTATCCGGCTCCAGCGCCGCAGTATTCGTTGTGCACGGCACCCGACCGGAGGCGACGCGACCAGGCTGGACTGTCGAAGACGCCACCCTGGACGACGTCGTGCTCGCCCACCTCGGAGCGGCGGTGGCGGCATGA
- a CDS encoding GntR family transcriptional regulator — translation MIAYRIDRQSGIPTYVQLILQTKQALRLGSLAVGDKLPTAKDVVTALAINPNTVLKAYRELEREGLVEPRTGSGTFVVASLAKPGMAERSALEAELGRWIRHCLAAGLDRPDLEAIVAAALDTQFDRPEREES, via the coding sequence ATGATCGCGTATCGCATCGATCGTCAGTCCGGCATCCCCACCTATGTCCAACTGATACTGCAGACCAAACAGGCCCTGCGCCTCGGATCACTCGCTGTCGGCGACAAACTCCCGACGGCGAAGGACGTGGTCACGGCACTCGCCATCAACCCGAACACCGTGCTCAAGGCCTACCGCGAACTCGAACGAGAAGGCCTCGTCGAACCACGGACCGGATCTGGAACCTTCGTGGTCGCCTCGCTGGCGAAACCCGGCATGGCCGAACGATCGGCACTCGAGGCCGAACTCGGCCGTTGGATTCGCCACTGTCTCGCAGCGGGACTGGACAGACCGGACCTGGAAGCGATCGTCGCCGCTGCCCTCGACACACAATTCGACCGACCCGAAAGAGAAGAATCATGA
- a CDS encoding MFS transporter → MPLGLLALAIGGFGIGLTEFVIMGLLPEVAADFAVTEATAGWLITGYALSVVVGALVVTAAVTRFPRKKVLLALMCLFIVGNLVSALSSSYEMMLLGRVVAALCHGAFFGIGAVVAASLVEPAKKAGAIAMMFAGLTAANVLGVPFGTLLGQNHGWRSTFWAITVIGVVALIGIAALVPRDTGSGEASNLRRELRAFRSVQVWLSIAVTVLGYGGMFGAFTYIAFTLTDVSGFASSSVPWLLVLFGGGLFVGNYLGGKAADRNLTGTLMILLGALTVVLVFFALTADSRPATIASLVLMGAFGFATVPGLQMRVMSFASDAPTMASGANIAAFNLGNALGAWLGGVTISAGLGYTSPIWAGSAITLLALIVLVFATGLLRRADADPVAGAGRVSAATSAAGSST, encoded by the coding sequence ATGCCACTCGGCTTGCTCGCCCTCGCCATCGGGGGATTCGGAATCGGTTTGACCGAATTCGTCATCATGGGCCTACTGCCCGAAGTCGCGGCCGATTTTGCGGTCACCGAGGCCACTGCCGGTTGGCTCATCACCGGCTATGCGCTGTCCGTCGTCGTCGGGGCCCTGGTCGTCACCGCCGCCGTGACACGGTTTCCGCGCAAGAAGGTCTTGCTCGCACTGATGTGTCTGTTCATCGTCGGCAATCTCGTCTCCGCACTGTCGAGCAGTTACGAGATGATGCTGCTCGGCCGCGTCGTCGCAGCGCTGTGTCACGGAGCGTTCTTCGGCATCGGTGCCGTAGTCGCGGCAAGCCTGGTCGAGCCGGCCAAGAAGGCAGGAGCGATCGCCATGATGTTCGCCGGCCTGACCGCCGCCAACGTCCTCGGAGTTCCGTTCGGGACGTTACTGGGGCAGAACCACGGTTGGCGCTCTACGTTCTGGGCGATCACGGTGATCGGCGTCGTCGCGCTGATCGGTATCGCCGCCCTCGTTCCTCGCGACACCGGGAGCGGTGAAGCGAGCAATCTGCGTCGAGAATTGCGAGCGTTCCGGTCGGTGCAGGTATGGCTCTCCATCGCGGTCACGGTGCTCGGTTACGGCGGCATGTTCGGTGCGTTCACGTACATCGCGTTCACGCTCACCGACGTCAGTGGCTTCGCGTCGAGTTCGGTGCCGTGGCTCCTCGTGTTGTTCGGCGGCGGACTGTTCGTCGGCAACTACCTCGGCGGAAAGGCGGCAGACCGCAACCTCACCGGCACGCTGATGATTCTGCTCGGTGCACTGACCGTCGTACTCGTCTTCTTCGCGCTCACCGCGGACAGTCGCCCGGCGACGATCGCATCTCTCGTGCTCATGGGTGCGTTCGGCTTCGCGACGGTCCCGGGGCTGCAGATGCGGGTGATGTCGTTCGCATCCGACGCTCCTACGATGGCGTCCGGCGCGAACATCGCCGCGTTCAATCTCGGAAACGCGTTGGGCGCGTGGCTCGGCGGTGTGACGATCTCGGCCGGTCTCGGCTACACCTCGCCCATCTGGGCCGGATCCGCTATCACCTTGCTGGCCTTGATCGTTCTGGTGTTCGCGACCGGTCTGCTCCGACGCGCCGACGCGGATCCGGTCGCGGGGGCGGGCCGAGTGAGCGCTGCAACCAGTGCTGCGGGATCGTCCACCTGA
- a CDS encoding NAD-dependent deacylase produces the protein MTTSENQSPVAVPQPVVDAAREASRITVLTGAGMSAESGIATFRDARSGLWKDFDPKDLASPEGWLADSDLVWGWYRWRAELVRRSEPNAGHVALAQWQQRAHVDIATQNVDDLHERAGATVLSHVHGSLFEPYCSDCGTRAQFDGAADAPAEADQRVPPPECPLCGGLIRPGAVWFGESLPEAAWEAAEDAVRAADLVLVVGTSGVVYPFAGLPAIARSAGATVVEINPVETEVSDMADHRWRITAATGLPALVAQL, from the coding sequence GTGACCACTTCCGAGAATCAGTCGCCCGTTGCCGTTCCGCAGCCCGTCGTGGACGCCGCGCGAGAGGCTTCGCGGATCACCGTACTCACCGGCGCAGGCATGTCCGCCGAGTCGGGGATCGCTACATTTCGGGACGCCCGGAGCGGATTGTGGAAGGACTTCGATCCCAAGGATCTCGCCAGTCCGGAGGGGTGGCTGGCCGACAGTGATCTGGTGTGGGGCTGGTATCGATGGCGAGCCGAATTGGTCCGACGCTCCGAGCCCAACGCCGGGCACGTGGCACTTGCGCAATGGCAGCAGCGAGCGCACGTCGACATCGCCACCCAGAATGTCGACGACCTGCACGAGAGGGCCGGTGCCACGGTTCTCTCGCACGTGCACGGATCTCTGTTCGAGCCGTACTGCAGCGATTGTGGGACACGAGCGCAGTTCGACGGTGCCGCCGACGCTCCGGCCGAGGCGGACCAGCGGGTTCCGCCGCCGGAGTGTCCGTTGTGCGGTGGATTGATCAGGCCGGGGGCGGTGTGGTTCGGCGAATCGCTGCCCGAGGCCGCGTGGGAGGCGGCCGAGGACGCGGTTCGCGCGGCCGACCTGGTTCTCGTCGTCGGCACATCGGGAGTCGTTTATCCGTTCGCCGGGCTGCCTGCGATCGCCCGCAGCGCCGGAGCAACGGTGGTCGAGATCAACCCGGTCGAGACCGAGGTCTCGGACATGGCCGATCACCGGTGGCGCATCACGGCCGCGACGGGATTGCCTGCGTTGGTTGCGCAACTCTGA